The Microcystis panniformis FACHB-1757 region TATAACTTAAAGCATCGTAGGATTCTTTAAACAGAAGCAGATAACTAGCCGGAGTTTCGCTTTCACCTTTTCTCAGACGCGCTACTAGATATTGTCCGTCTTGTTTTGACCTGAGTAAATAATGAGTAGTTGCTAACATAGTTGGTTAGATAAAAAGTGATAAGGAAAAAAGGGGTTGGGGATTGGGTTTTAGGGTTTTAGGGTTTTAGGGTTTTAGTTGAAATTTCCCCCATCTCCCCCCGCAACGCGCACGCAGTGGTCTCCCCACTGATAACTGATTACTGTTTACTGATAACTGATAAAATTTACCCATTTCCCCTACTTTAAATCCTCCAATTTAATTCTAGGATCTACAGCTTTGAGAAGTAAATCAGCCAGAAGATTACCGATAATCAACATAGTAGCACCCATCATTAAACTGCCCATAACTAAATATAAATCTTTAGCCGTCACAGCTTGCAAAATTAAACGACCTAATCCGGGCCAGTTAAAGAAAAATTCGGCAATAAATGCCCCACTTAACAAACTAGAAAATTCAAAGCCCAAAAGAGTTATCAGGGGATTAATAGCATTGCGTAAAGCGTGGACATAGATAACTTTATTTTCCGGTAAACCTTTCGCCCTGGCGGTTTGAATATAATCCTGTCGAAGAACATCTAACAATTGTCCCCGCATCAATCTTTGTAATCCAGCAAAACTGGTAACTGTCAGGGCAATAGTTGGTAAAATCATATGCCAAGCGATATCTAGAACTTTACCAATAGGGGAATATTCCGAATAGTTAATACTGGTCATATCACCCACCGGTAAAAGCGGCGAGACATTTTGGGCGAGAATTAGCAGTAAAAGGGCAGTGATAAAACTGGGGAAACCTTGACCAAGATAACTGATAACTCGAAAAAATTTATCGATAAATTGGTTTTGTTTGACGGCGCTGACAATACCCAAGGGAATCGCAATTGCCCAGGTTAAAATTATGGAAGTCAAAGACATTAATAACGTCGCTGGAATTCTCTCTAATAATAGGGAAGACACGGGACGAAAATAGGTAAAACTCAGACCAAAATTAAACTGAGTTACCACTTGCCACAACCATTTAAAATACTGGACAATCGGCGGGTCTTTTAAACCAAAAAGGGCAATATATTGTTCTTTAGTTTCCTGACTAATCTTGGGATTAAGGTCAAGCAAAGCTAGAAACCCGCCGGGGGTTAATTGGATAATAGCGAAACTCAACGCCGAGGCCAACAACAGAGTTAATAAACCCTGGAGAACACGCTTGACAATATACAAAAAAGTTTCGCTAGTTAGGAGAGATTGTAACCCATTAGCACTCGATC contains the following coding sequences:
- a CDS encoding ABC transporter permease, whose protein sequence is MTATDDNYKDATARSSANGLQSLLTSETFLYIVKRVLQGLLTLLLASALSFAIIQLTPGGFLALLDLNPKISQETKEQYIALFGLKDPPIVQYFKWLWQVVTQFNFGLSFTYFRPVSSLLLERIPATLLMSLTSIILTWAIAIPLGIVSAVKQNQFIDKFFRVISYLGQGFPSFITALLLLILAQNVSPLLPVGDMTSINYSEYSPIGKVLDIAWHMILPTIALTVTSFAGLQRLMRGQLLDVLRQDYIQTARAKGLPENKVIYVHALRNAINPLITLLGFEFSSLLSGAFIAEFFFNWPGLGRLILQAVTAKDLYLVMGSLMMGATMLIIGNLLADLLLKAVDPRIKLEDLK